The Corynebacterium confusum genome has a window encoding:
- a CDS encoding phosphoadenylyl-sulfate reductase, translating into MTTNVNLLGGGKNYRDASQSPEGTRDTAPLPPAVAAANQELVDRWADKLYNASAEEIMDFAVNHAPGRVAVTMSMENTVLAELAHQAGLDGDLLFIDTGFHFPETLETADAVEKRYPDLPLRRIRPLLTPEEQDEIYGPRMYSWDVASYNRMRKVEPLNMAMDDYVGWITGLRRADSEHRAEAPALSLDRTGRLKISPMITWDLDDTDAYIRDHALIIHPLTLQGYRSIGCAPLTFPVAEGDDARSGRVFADGKTECGLHE; encoded by the coding sequence ATGACAACAAACGTGAACTTGCTGGGTGGTGGTAAGAATTATCGCGACGCCAGCCAGAGTCCGGAAGGAACCCGGGACACCGCGCCACTGCCGCCCGCGGTAGCCGCCGCCAACCAGGAACTGGTGGACCGCTGGGCGGACAAGCTGTACAACGCCAGCGCGGAAGAGATCATGGACTTCGCCGTGAACCACGCGCCGGGCCGCGTGGCGGTGACCATGTCCATGGAAAACACCGTGCTCGCCGAGCTGGCCCACCAGGCCGGGCTCGACGGGGATCTGCTCTTCATCGATACCGGCTTCCACTTCCCGGAAACCCTGGAGACCGCCGACGCCGTCGAAAAGCGCTACCCGGACCTGCCGCTGCGCCGCATCCGGCCCCTGCTGACCCCGGAGGAGCAGGACGAAATCTACGGCCCGCGCATGTACTCCTGGGACGTGGCCTCCTACAACCGCATGCGCAAGGTGGAGCCGCTGAACATGGCCATGGATGACTACGTGGGCTGGATTACCGGCCTTCGCCGGGCGGACTCCGAGCACCGTGCGGAAGCCCCAGCGCTCAGCCTGGACCGCACGGGTCGGCTCAAGATTTCGCCGATGATCACCTGGGATCTGGATGACACGGATGCCTACATCCGCGACCACGCCCTCATCATCCACCCCCTTACCCTGCAGGGGTACCGCTCCATCGGGTGCGCGCCCCTGACCTTCCCCGTGGCAGAGGGCGACGACGCCCGCTCGGGACGAGTATTCGCTGACGGCAAGACAGAATGCGGGTTACACGAATAA
- a CDS encoding cation:proton antiporter, with product MFNSDSGAALILAASDEGITNSLVSFAWIMAAALAAPLVSFMTGRRLPAVPLLLIFGMIIGPSVLDLAHEDPGIEMLSEIGVGALFLLAGFEINITSLKSKEARTAASTWAMCLAASLLGAWAIFRFDNLPLAIVIAIAVTSTALGTITPMLKQNGMMGTQVGRSVMIHGAIGEVGPILAMALLLSTRSTWQTGLILLGFFAIAVALAMVPRLVAKAMPLVRNAFLQGAGSTNQTILRFIMLMLAVLMAVAAVFELDIVLGAFAAGMIFHQIIPNEFHQRLEHRLDVLCYSLLIPVFFVASGMSIDWNVIISRPLLVVSIPLLILVTRGLPVFLRENLHHTGSEIETVRERLQVAFYAATGLPIIVAVTSIAVSSGIMDNEQSSLFIAGGALTVLIFPILASLCQEKDPVTGKRSTYRARVVEQTPAHDSEPTSLAELRDRDNAEHENLKRHEARHNGQGSEAARSESSEAEATGDGVAKDGDGVSKNG from the coding sequence GTGTTTAATAGTGACTCCGGCGCCGCCCTGATTCTGGCGGCGAGTGACGAAGGAATTACAAATTCACTGGTCTCCTTCGCGTGGATTATGGCCGCTGCGCTGGCCGCGCCCCTGGTTTCCTTCATGACTGGGCGGCGGCTGCCGGCGGTGCCGCTGCTGCTGATTTTCGGCATGATTATCGGCCCGTCGGTGCTGGATCTGGCGCACGAGGACCCGGGCATTGAGATGCTCAGCGAGATTGGCGTCGGTGCGCTGTTCTTACTGGCCGGCTTCGAAATCAACATCACGTCGCTGAAGTCGAAAGAGGCCCGCACGGCGGCCTCCACGTGGGCGATGTGCCTGGCGGCGAGCCTGCTGGGCGCGTGGGCGATCTTCCGCTTCGATAACCTGCCGCTGGCCATCGTCATCGCCATCGCGGTGACCTCAACGGCGCTGGGCACCATCACGCCGATGCTCAAGCAGAACGGCATGATGGGCACCCAGGTGGGCCGCTCAGTCATGATTCACGGGGCCATCGGTGAGGTCGGCCCCATCCTGGCGATGGCGCTGCTGCTGTCCACGCGTTCTACCTGGCAGACCGGGCTAATCCTGCTGGGCTTTTTCGCCATCGCGGTGGCCCTGGCGATGGTGCCGAGACTGGTCGCCAAGGCCATGCCGCTGGTGCGCAACGCCTTTCTGCAGGGCGCCGGTTCGACAAACCAGACCATCCTGCGGTTCATCATGCTGATGCTCGCCGTGCTGATGGCGGTGGCCGCGGTCTTTGAGCTCGACATCGTGCTGGGCGCGTTCGCCGCGGGCATGATTTTCCACCAGATCATCCCCAACGAGTTCCACCAGCGCCTCGAGCACCGCCTGGACGTGCTGTGTTATTCCCTGCTGATCCCCGTCTTCTTCGTGGCCTCCGGCATGTCGATCGACTGGAACGTCATCATCAGCCGCCCGCTGCTCGTAGTGAGCATCCCGCTGCTTATCCTCGTCACCCGCGGCCTGCCGGTCTTCTTGCGCGAGAACCTCCACCACACCGGCTCCGAAATCGAGACTGTGCGCGAGCGCCTCCAGGTCGCCTTCTATGCGGCCACGGGCCTGCCAATCATCGTGGCGGTGACCTCCATCGCGGTCAGCTCCGGGATCATGGACAACGAGCAATCCTCGCTCTTCATCGCCGGCGGCGCGCTGACCGTGCTCATCTTCCCCATCCTGGCCAGCCTGTGCCAGGAAAAGGACCCGGTCACCGGCAAGCGCTCCACCTACCGTGCGCGCGTCGTGGAACAGACCCCGGCGCATGATTCCGAGCCGACCTCCCTGGCCGAGCTGCGCGACCGCGACAACGCCGAACACGAGAACCTCAAGCGTCACGAGGCCAGGCACAACGGACAGGGGTCCGAGGCGGCTAGGTCTGAGTCGTCTGAAGCTGAGGCTACTGGGGATGGTGTCGCAAAGGATGGCGACGGCGTCAGCAAGAACGGATAG
- a CDS encoding (Fe-S)-binding protein, producing MLTGWIAVVLSLPVWAYFGYRAWGMFSFIRSGGPTQLNRFDQPLHRLGRVLVEVFGHAHFKGRPLVNAAHWLVMIGFLFGILVWFEAYIQAFNPAGGWPLLSDWPVYHFLEEVLALGTILGIGFLVAVRLKLGHTERGSRFYNSQTTSAYLVEAIVFSEGLGMLLVKASKHATYGGGSWATDFVSLPLSQVLPASPGLIQAFALFKLLTGLAFIVLLSRQFTWGVMWHRFLAFFNIFFQRNPDGEKALGKLPTPDLEEDLTPGSWKLLLDTGTCTECGRCQDLCPAWNTEKPLSPKKLVMDLGSAAVDNYNPHAGVDVLSMAGVIDDDVLWSCTNCGACVDQCPVDIEHLDHVADLRRFKVLAESDFPSELTGLFKNLETKGNPWGRNNSERRTWIDQARADGIEIPIIGEDETDFADLEYLFWVGCAGAYDDAAKVTTRAVVDLLHTAGVKFGVLATGETCTGDPARRAGNEFLFQMLAQENVATLNETFDGVPAGQRKIITTCPHCFNTLRNEYPDFDGHFDVFHHTQLLNRLVRDGLLKPVPRTAENRKPITYHDPCFLGRHNKVYDPPRELLEATGVKVNEMDATRDSAFCCGAGGARMFMEEKLGTRVNEFRTEQALSTGAEEIATGCPFCNVMLTGGVKTLNEGKTPVTDVAQMLRSSIATDADGTLPPARPKAFLGEPIRLTRMTAEPTENTTDTAETANTETVTPARPAAPAAPASKAPAAPSAPAAAPSAPAAPAAPSNPSAPAAPSAPAAPCVPSAPAASASPASSAPTAPKAPAAPASPASFAPAAPSAPAASSAPSAPAAPKAPTAPAAPQAPAAPSAPSAPSAPSVPKAPAAPEAPAAPSAPAAPTAPSAPAAPSTPAAPAAPKAPTAPAAPQAPAAPSAPAAPSAPAAPAAPSAPAAGSASDAEPDAEADSDQDD from the coding sequence ATGCTTACCGGCTGGATCGCCGTTGTCCTCTCGTTGCCCGTCTGGGCGTATTTCGGCTACCGCGCCTGGGGCATGTTCTCCTTCATCCGCTCCGGCGGCCCCACCCAGCTCAACCGCTTCGACCAGCCGCTGCACCGCCTGGGCCGCGTGCTGGTGGAGGTCTTCGGGCACGCCCACTTCAAGGGGCGCCCGCTAGTCAACGCCGCGCACTGGCTGGTCATGATCGGCTTCCTCTTCGGCATCCTGGTCTGGTTTGAGGCCTATATCCAGGCCTTCAACCCGGCCGGCGGCTGGCCGCTGTTGAGCGACTGGCCGGTCTACCACTTCCTCGAAGAGGTCCTGGCGCTCGGCACCATCTTGGGCATCGGCTTCCTCGTCGCCGTCCGCCTGAAGCTCGGCCATACTGAGCGCGGCAGCCGCTTTTATAATTCGCAGACCACCAGCGCCTACCTGGTCGAGGCCATCGTCTTTTCCGAGGGACTCGGCATGCTGCTGGTCAAGGCATCCAAGCACGCCACCTACGGCGGCGGGAGCTGGGCCACCGACTTTGTCAGCCTCCCGCTGTCGCAGGTGCTGCCGGCCTCCCCGGGGCTCATCCAGGCCTTCGCGTTGTTCAAGCTGCTGACCGGCCTGGCGTTTATCGTGCTCCTCTCCCGCCAGTTCACCTGGGGAGTGATGTGGCACCGCTTCCTGGCGTTTTTCAACATCTTCTTCCAGCGCAACCCGGATGGGGAGAAGGCCCTGGGCAAGCTGCCGACCCCGGATCTGGAAGAAGACCTCACCCCGGGCAGCTGGAAGCTGCTGCTGGACACCGGCACCTGCACCGAGTGCGGGCGCTGCCAGGATCTGTGCCCGGCCTGGAATACTGAGAAGCCCCTGTCACCGAAGAAGCTGGTCATGGACCTCGGTTCTGCCGCGGTGGATAACTACAACCCGCACGCGGGCGTGGACGTGCTGTCCATGGCCGGGGTCATCGATGACGATGTCCTGTGGTCGTGCACCAACTGCGGCGCCTGCGTCGACCAGTGCCCGGTCGACATTGAGCACCTCGACCACGTCGCGGATCTGCGCCGCTTCAAGGTGCTGGCCGAGTCCGATTTCCCCTCGGAACTGACCGGCCTGTTCAAGAACCTGGAGACCAAAGGCAACCCGTGGGGCCGCAACAATTCTGAGCGCCGCACCTGGATCGACCAGGCCCGCGCCGACGGCATTGAGATCCCCATCATCGGTGAGGACGAGACCGATTTCGCGGACCTGGAGTACCTGTTCTGGGTCGGCTGTGCCGGCGCCTACGACGACGCCGCCAAGGTCACCACCCGCGCCGTCGTCGATCTGCTGCACACCGCCGGCGTGAAATTCGGTGTGCTCGCCACCGGGGAGACTTGCACGGGTGATCCCGCCCGCCGCGCCGGCAACGAGTTCCTGTTCCAGATGCTGGCCCAGGAAAACGTCGCCACCCTCAACGAGACCTTCGACGGCGTGCCCGCCGGGCAGCGCAAGATCATCACCACCTGCCCGCACTGCTTCAACACGCTGCGCAACGAGTACCCGGACTTCGACGGCCACTTCGACGTCTTCCACCATACGCAGCTGCTCAACCGCCTGGTGCGCGACGGGCTGCTCAAGCCGGTGCCCCGCACCGCGGAAAACCGCAAGCCCATCACCTACCACGACCCGTGCTTCCTGGGCCGCCACAACAAGGTCTACGACCCGCCCCGGGAGCTGCTGGAGGCCACCGGCGTCAAGGTCAACGAGATGGACGCCACCCGCGACTCCGCCTTCTGCTGCGGCGCCGGCGGCGCCCGCATGTTCATGGAAGAAAAGCTCGGCACCCGCGTCAACGAGTTCCGCACCGAGCAAGCACTGTCCACCGGCGCCGAGGAAATCGCCACCGGCTGCCCCTTCTGCAACGTCATGCTCACCGGCGGCGTCAAGACCCTCAACGAGGGCAAGACCCCTGTCACCGACGTCGCCCAGATGCTACGCAGCTCCATCGCTACCGATGCCGACGGCACCCTGCCGCCAGCCCGCCCCAAGGCCTTCCTCGGCGAGCCCATCCGCCTGACCCGCATGACCGCCGAGCCCACCGAGAACACCACCGACACAGCAGAAACAGCGAACACCGAAACCGTCACGCCCGCACGGCCGGCAGCCCCAGCAGCACCTGCTTCCAAGGCCCCGGCAGCACCTAGCGCGCCGGCCGCTGCTCCCAGTGCTCCGGCTGCACCGGCCGCGCCAAGCAATCCTTCCGCGCCGGCTGCTCCTAGCGCTCCCGCTGCACCATGTGTGCCGAGCGCACCTGCCGCTTCGGCAAGTCCCGCGTCTTCGGCTCCCACAGCTCCCAAAGCACCTGCTGCCCCGGCATCGCCTGCGTCTTTTGCTCCAGCAGCACCTAGCGCGCCCGCAGCTTCCAGCGCACCTTCAGCCCCGGCTGCGCCGAAGGCTCCTACTGCACCCGCAGCTCCCCAGGCACCTGCGGCACCTAGTGCCCCGAGCGCACCCTCTGCGCCTTCGGTCCCCAAGGCACCAGCAGCGCCTGAAGCACCGGCCGCGCCCTCTGCCCCGGCGGCGCCAACTGCACCAAGTGCGCCAGCCGCGCCGAGCACTCCTGCTGCCCCGGCTGCACCGAAGGCTCCTACTGCACCCGCTGCACCCCAGGCACCTGCCGCGCCTTCCGCGCCGGCAGCGCCGAGCGCACCCGCAGCGCCCGCTGCTCCTTCGGCCCCGGCTGCTGGTTCGGCATCGGATGCCGAACCGGACGCTGAGGCAGACTCCGACCAGGACGACTAA
- a CDS encoding methylenetetrahydrofolate--tRNA-(uracil-5-)-methyltransferase, with product MPSALGSRVAVIGDGPAALSATERLIGAGMCVDLISSRPAPFGLLRHFAAPGTPTDGMPHLRLIGNVRVGSDGDITHRELHALSNHPDPDLLVLELHARGLAITTWEGCFHPAAATAEPAAPTDWDAVISRAGLAPLCF from the coding sequence ATGCCTAGCGCCCTCGGCTCGCGCGTCGCCGTCATCGGCGACGGCCCCGCCGCGCTTTCCGCCACGGAACGACTCATCGGGGCCGGCATGTGTGTCGATCTCATCTCCTCCCGGCCCGCCCCCTTCGGGCTCCTGCGTCACTTCGCCGCCCCGGGCACGCCCACCGACGGCATGCCGCACCTGCGGCTCATCGGCAACGTGCGCGTCGGCTCCGACGGCGACATCACCCACCGCGAGCTGCATGCGCTAAGCAACCACCCCGACCCCGATCTGCTGGTCCTGGAGCTGCACGCCCGCGGCCTGGCGATTACCACCTGGGAGGGCTGCTTCCACCCCGCCGCGGCGACCGCGGAGCCCGCGGCACCCACCGACTGGGACGCCGTCATCAGCCGCGCCGGCCTGGCGCCACTGTGCTTCTAG
- a CDS encoding ABC transporter ATP-binding protein, with amino-acid sequence MELIRIIMSRSKPYVGFVLAVLVLQSASTAATLYLPSLNASIIDEGVSRGDVPFIWRTGTIMLGVALVQVLTAVAAVWFGSRTAMGLGRDLRREVFAKVTRFSSEDLHHFGTPTLITRATNDVQQVQMVYLMALNFIITAPIMSIGGVIMAIREDAGLSWLVWVSVGVLLVVIGLLIAKLVPLFSRMQLQLDALNGTVREQIAGIRVVRAFVRERFETERFTEDNRQLTQLSLRIGQLFVLMFPIITVILNVATGAVLWFGGHRIEAGDVAVGSLTAFLQYLLQILAAVMMGSFMAVMFPRAMVCAKRITQVLAHSPSIDEPANPQDPPAAGTGCTVEMREVSFSYAGAEEPVLSDINFTAHPGRTTAIIGSTGAGKTTLISLIPRLYLPASGQVLIDGADTALMSRAALVKRVSMVPQKSFLFSGTVASNLRMGNPAASDADLWDALRIAQADFVNDLDMPIAQGGTNVSGGQRQRLCIARMLVARPQVYLFDDSFSALDVLTDTRVREAMQERAREATTIIVAQRVASIQDADQILVLEAGRIVARGTHEELLTTSPTYREIVESQETARA; translated from the coding sequence GTGGAACTTATCCGAATTATTATGAGCCGCTCGAAGCCCTACGTCGGCTTCGTCCTCGCGGTGCTCGTCCTGCAGTCGGCCTCGACTGCGGCGACGCTCTATCTGCCCTCGCTGAACGCCAGCATCATTGACGAGGGCGTATCCCGCGGCGACGTGCCCTTCATCTGGCGCACCGGCACTATCATGCTGGGCGTGGCCCTAGTCCAAGTGCTCACCGCCGTCGCCGCGGTCTGGTTCGGCTCCCGCACCGCCATGGGGCTGGGCCGGGACCTGCGCCGGGAGGTCTTTGCCAAGGTCACGCGCTTTTCCTCCGAGGACCTGCACCACTTCGGCACGCCGACGCTGATTACCCGCGCCACCAACGACGTCCAGCAGGTGCAGATGGTCTACCTGATGGCACTCAACTTCATCATCACCGCGCCCATCATGTCCATCGGCGGCGTCATCATGGCCATCCGCGAGGACGCCGGGCTGTCCTGGCTGGTCTGGGTCTCCGTGGGCGTGTTGCTGGTGGTCATCGGGCTCCTGATCGCCAAGCTGGTGCCGCTGTTTAGCCGCATGCAGCTGCAGCTGGACGCGCTTAACGGCACGGTCCGCGAACAAATCGCCGGCATCCGCGTGGTGCGCGCCTTCGTGCGCGAACGCTTCGAGACCGAGCGCTTTACCGAGGACAACCGCCAGCTGACCCAACTGTCGCTGCGCATCGGCCAGCTCTTCGTGCTGATGTTTCCCATCATCACCGTCATCCTCAACGTCGCCACCGGTGCGGTGTTGTGGTTCGGCGGCCACCGCATCGAGGCCGGCGATGTCGCCGTCGGCTCACTGACGGCGTTCCTGCAGTATCTGCTACAGATCCTCGCCGCGGTCATGATGGGCTCGTTCATGGCCGTCATGTTCCCCCGCGCGATGGTCTGCGCCAAGCGCATCACCCAAGTGCTGGCCCACTCGCCCAGCATCGACGAGCCGGCCAACCCGCAGGACCCGCCAGCCGCGGGGACTGGCTGCACCGTCGAGATGCGCGAGGTCAGTTTCAGCTACGCCGGCGCCGAGGAACCCGTGCTCAGCGACATCAACTTCACCGCGCACCCCGGACGCACGACCGCGATCATCGGCTCCACCGGCGCGGGCAAGACCACGCTGATCTCGCTCATCCCGCGGCTCTACCTGCCGGCTTCCGGCCAGGTCCTCATCGACGGCGCGGACACCGCGCTGATGTCTAGGGCCGCCCTGGTCAAGCGCGTCAGCATGGTCCCGCAGAAGTCCTTCCTGTTCAGCGGCACCGTGGCCAGCAACCTGCGGATGGGCAACCCGGCAGCTAGCGATGCCGATCTGTGGGACGCCCTGCGCATCGCCCAGGCCGACTTCGTCAACGACCTCGACATGCCGATTGCCCAGGGCGGCACGAACGTCTCCGGCGGCCAGCGCCAGCGCCTGTGCATCGCCCGCATGTTGGTCGCCCGACCCCAGGTCTACCTCTTCGATGATTCCTTCTCCGCCCTGGACGTGCTCACCGATACTCGCGTGCGCGAGGCCATGCAGGAACGCGCGCGGGAGGCGACCACCATCATCGTCGCCCAGCGCGTGGCCTCCATCCAGGACGCGGACCAGATCCTCGTGCTCGAGGCCGGGCGGATCGTGGCCCGCGGCACCCACGAAGAATTGCTCACCACCTCCCCGACGTACCGAGAAATCGTCGAATCTCAAGAGACTGCGAGGGCCTAA
- a CDS encoding DUF1707 SHOCT-like domain-containing protein produces MSYDDSLRLSDAERNDALTALAKAVGEGRLSVDEFEERSDSVMGARTRRDIVPLFTDIPDQPIAEPKIYSRADVERAWEAGRKPKLATGLIGSLLLTIGGTSTFIGAFGAAGVGAAVGLVSASVAAFLLIPVLWIALYVLKVGPSSWHAPSPRQVERQKHKEILATQAEQRALMWAHNKQTAGELTGQALDFAKRRVDNWSQSKDAKKRSD; encoded by the coding sequence ATGAGCTACGACGATTCCCTGCGCCTGTCTGATGCCGAACGCAACGACGCCCTGACCGCTTTGGCCAAGGCCGTCGGCGAGGGCCGCCTCAGCGTGGACGAATTCGAGGAACGCTCCGATTCCGTCATGGGCGCGCGCACCCGCCGCGACATCGTCCCCCTGTTCACCGACATCCCGGACCAGCCCATCGCCGAGCCGAAGATCTACTCCCGCGCCGACGTCGAGCGCGCCTGGGAGGCCGGCCGCAAACCCAAGCTGGCCACCGGGCTCATCGGCAGCCTGCTGCTGACCATCGGCGGGACCTCCACATTCATCGGTGCCTTCGGCGCGGCCGGGGTCGGCGCCGCGGTGGGGTTGGTGTCTGCCTCCGTCGCCGCCTTCCTGCTCATCCCGGTGCTGTGGATCGCGCTGTATGTGCTCAAGGTAGGCCCCAGCTCCTGGCACGCGCCCAGCCCCCGCCAGGTCGAGCGCCAAAAGCACAAGGAAATCCTGGCCACCCAGGCCGAGCAGCGCGCCCTGATGTGGGCCCATAACAAGCAGACCGCGGGCGAGCTGACCGGCCAGGCCCTCGACTTCGCCAAGCGCCGCGTGGACAACTGGAGCCAGTCCAAGGACGCCAAGAAGCGCAGCGATTAG
- a CDS encoding ABC transporter ATP-binding protein, with the protein MADTPSTSQPTDSQPTDAELAALESQVSGDDWSGAAPRQAKHFWPSATRLVGLLAPYKWQLAFVGLLTVGSVFLTVYAPRVLGRAMDVIFSGVVSRQLPAGLSAEQAVEGLRQTGHDRMADMAAAMDLVPGSGIDFTKLGQLILIVIAMYVLGSGFQLWQGLVLNRLVMDTVFKLRQDVEAKIHALPLSYFDTTQRGDLLSRTTNDLDNVQQALQQALSQLFYNLLLMAGITVMMFTVSWQLALVALLAIPLTGVIMAVIGTRSQRQFVSQWRSTGQLNGQVEESFTGQELSLIFGRTQAMQEEFDNRNTALYEASASAQFLSGMMMPIMQFVSYLSYVAIAVLGGLRVAHGQMTLGDATAFIQYSREFNQPLGQLGGMMQQIQSGVASAERVFEFLDADEQSPDPAPAGGSSPQRARGLVEFRDVSFSYDDQTPLIEDLNLRVEPGQTAAIVGPTGAGKTTLVNLIMRFYDIDSGRILLDGTDTAELSRGQLRSQVGMVLQDAVLFKGTIADNIRYGRLDTTDEEVVEAAQATFVDRFVHSLPDGYDTVIDQDGGSVSAGERQLITIARAFLAQPALLILDEATSSVDTRTEMLVQDAMNALRANRTSFIIAHRLSTIRNADVIIVMDNGRIVEQGSHSELLARRGAYWRMNMKS; encoded by the coding sequence ATGGCTGATACTCCTTCCACCTCCCAGCCCACCGATTCCCAGCCCACCGACGCGGAGCTGGCGGCTCTCGAGTCCCAGGTCTCCGGCGACGACTGGTCCGGGGCCGCGCCCCGCCAGGCCAAGCACTTCTGGCCCTCGGCCACCCGGCTGGTGGGCCTGCTCGCACCCTACAAGTGGCAGCTCGCATTCGTGGGGCTTTTGACCGTCGGCAGCGTCTTCCTCACCGTCTACGCTCCCCGGGTGCTCGGGCGCGCGATGGACGTCATCTTCTCCGGCGTCGTCTCGCGCCAGCTGCCCGCCGGCCTCAGCGCCGAGCAGGCCGTCGAGGGCCTGCGCCAGACCGGCCACGACCGGATGGCCGACATGGCGGCCGCAATGGATCTGGTGCCCGGCAGCGGGATCGACTTCACCAAGCTTGGCCAGCTCATCCTGATTGTCATCGCCATGTACGTCTTAGGCTCGGGCTTCCAGCTCTGGCAGGGGTTGGTGCTCAACCGCCTGGTGATGGACACGGTCTTTAAGCTGCGCCAGGACGTCGAGGCCAAAATCCACGCGCTGCCGCTGAGCTACTTCGACACCACCCAGCGCGGCGACCTCCTCTCGCGCACCACCAACGACCTGGACAACGTCCAGCAGGCCCTGCAGCAGGCGCTGTCCCAGCTGTTCTACAACCTCCTGCTCATGGCAGGTATAACCGTCATGATGTTCACGGTCTCCTGGCAGCTCGCGCTCGTCGCGCTGCTAGCCATCCCGCTGACCGGCGTCATCATGGCGGTCATCGGCACCCGCTCGCAGCGCCAGTTCGTCTCCCAGTGGCGCTCTACCGGCCAGCTCAACGGACAGGTCGAGGAGTCCTTCACCGGCCAGGAGCTGTCCCTGATCTTCGGGCGCACCCAGGCCATGCAGGAAGAATTCGATAACCGCAACACCGCGCTCTACGAGGCCAGCGCCTCCGCGCAGTTCCTGTCCGGCATGATGATGCCCATCATGCAGTTCGTCTCCTACCTGTCGTACGTGGCCATCGCCGTCCTCGGCGGCCTGCGCGTGGCCCACGGGCAGATGACGCTGGGCGATGCCACCGCGTTCATCCAGTACTCCCGCGAGTTCAACCAGCCGCTGGGCCAGCTCGGCGGCATGATGCAGCAGATCCAGTCCGGCGTCGCCTCGGCCGAGCGCGTCTTCGAGTTCCTAGACGCCGACGAACAGTCCCCGGATCCGGCGCCGGCCGGAGGGAGCTCGCCGCAGCGCGCCCGCGGGCTGGTTGAGTTCCGCGACGTCAGCTTCTCCTACGACGACCAGACCCCGCTCATCGAGGACCTCAACCTGCGCGTCGAACCCGGCCAGACGGCCGCCATCGTCGGCCCCACCGGGGCGGGCAAGACCACGCTAGTCAACCTCATCATGCGCTTCTACGACATCGACTCCGGGAGGATTCTCCTCGACGGCACGGACACCGCCGAGCTCTCCCGCGGGCAGCTGCGCAGCCAGGTCGGCATGGTGCTCCAGGACGCGGTCCTGTTCAAGGGGACCATCGCCGACAACATCCGCTACGGGCGCTTGGACACCACCGACGAGGAGGTCGTTGAGGCGGCCCAGGCCACCTTCGTGGACCGCTTCGTGCACTCGCTGCCGGATGGCTACGACACCGTCATCGATCAGGACGGCGGCTCAGTCTCGGCCGGCGAGCGCCAGCTCATCACCATCGCCCGCGCCTTCCTGGCCCAGCCCGCGCTTCTCATCCTGGACGAGGCCACCTCCTCGGTCGACACCCGCACCGAGATGCTGGTCCAGGACGCCATGAACGCTCTGCGCGCCAACCGCACCTCGTTCATCATCGCGCACCGGCTCTCTACCATCCGGAACGCGGACGTCATCATCGTGATGGACAACGGGCGCATCGTCGAGCAAGGCAGCCACTCCGAACTGCTCGCCCGGCGCGGCGCCTACTGGCGGATGAATATGAAATCTTGA